A region of Sphingomonas crusticola DNA encodes the following proteins:
- a CDS encoding accessory factor UbiK family protein, whose amino-acid sequence MQTENKFFEDLVKMANGFAGTVAGMGREAEEGAREKFKSWVGGFDFVSRDEFEAVKAMAAAARDEVAALKAELAAAKDPGAAPTSYDAEPGAGPSPKPRKK is encoded by the coding sequence ATGCAGACCGAGAACAAATTCTTCGAAGACCTGGTGAAGATGGCTAACGGTTTCGCCGGCACCGTCGCTGGCATGGGCCGCGAAGCCGAAGAAGGTGCGCGCGAAAAGTTCAAATCGTGGGTCGGCGGGTTCGACTTCGTCAGCCGCGACGAATTCGAAGCGGTCAAGGCGATGGCTGCCGCCGCGCGCGACGAGGTCGCCGCGCTGAAGGCGGAATTGGCCGCAGCCAAGGACCCCGGCGCCGCGCCGACCAGCTACGATGCCGAGCCCGGCGCGGGGCCGTCACCTAAGCCGCGCAAGAAGTAA
- a CDS encoding YceI family protein has translation MRIAVLAFALAAMPALAQMPTEPPGKPDASRIVAGRYEVEPGHTQVRFTVMHLGFTPYSGSFSDASGSLTIDPARPGSASVSISVPMASAWTPVAKLTDELRSSMFFDPAKYPTMTFVSDRVTVHGHKATIDGRLTMHGVTRPLRLDASFVGAGTMRGKRTVGFTATGTLKRSEYGVNYGIPLVSDEVKIDIAAAFEQPA, from the coding sequence ATGCGTATCGCCGTGCTCGCTTTCGCTCTCGCTGCAATGCCCGCTTTGGCGCAGATGCCGACCGAGCCGCCGGGCAAGCCGGACGCCAGCCGCATCGTCGCCGGTCGCTACGAGGTGGAGCCTGGGCACACTCAGGTGCGCTTCACCGTCATGCATCTCGGCTTCACGCCCTATAGCGGATCGTTCAGCGATGCGTCCGGCTCGCTTACCATTGACCCCGCCCGACCCGGGTCGGCCAGCGTTTCGATCAGCGTGCCGATGGCCAGCGCTTGGACGCCGGTGGCGAAGCTGACGGACGAATTGCGCTCATCGATGTTCTTCGATCCCGCCAAATATCCGACGATGACGTTCGTTTCCGACCGCGTCACCGTCCACGGTCATAAGGCGACGATCGACGGGCGCCTGACCATGCACGGTGTCACGCGTCCGCTGCGGCTCGACGCGAGCTTCGTCGGTGCGGGCACGATGCGGGGCAAGCGCACCGTTGGCTTCACCGCCACCGGGACGCTTAAGCGCAGCGAATATGGGGTCAATTACGGTATTCCGTTGGTGTCGGACGAAGTGAAGATCGATATCGCAGCGGCGTTCGAGCAGCCAGCCTGA
- a CDS encoding TspO/MBR family protein: MKLSAWMLTVPVILLLGMASGWLSNSGYGNAWFDRLAKPSFMPPGWAFPVAWTTLYILMGVALGLVIETQSPLRNLAITLFAVQLVLNLAWSPVFFGMHQARVGLAIILILFVAAAATTVAFWRVQPTAALLMLPYLGWLLLASALNGAIVRLNLPNV, translated from the coding sequence ATGAAATTGTCTGCGTGGATGCTCACCGTCCCCGTCATCCTGCTGCTCGGCATGGCGTCCGGCTGGCTCAGCAATTCGGGCTATGGCAATGCCTGGTTCGACCGGCTTGCCAAGCCGAGCTTCATGCCGCCCGGTTGGGCATTCCCCGTCGCCTGGACCACGCTCTACATCCTGATGGGCGTGGCGCTCGGCCTCGTCATCGAGACGCAGAGCCCGTTGCGCAATCTTGCCATCACCCTGTTCGCGGTCCAGCTCGTGCTCAACCTCGCCTGGTCGCCGGTCTTTTTCGGAATGCATCAGGCGCGCGTCGGGCTGGCGATCATCCTGATCCTGTTCGTCGCGGCGGCCGCGACCACGGTAGCCTTCTGGCGGGTTCAGCCGACGGCGGCCTTGCTGATGCTGCCCTATCTCGGCTGGCTGTTATTAGCCTCGGCGCTGAACGGCGCGATCGTACGGCTGAACTTGCCAAACGTCTGA
- a CDS encoding hemerythrin domain-containing protein, with product MEITRLILDDHAEQRRLFAMLDTIDRTDIAALGAIWRRLRALLDTHAEAEERFFYPDLLKIGDGAADADSAADETKDAIKDHNEIRDTGAAVDEEEIGSDAWFDALDACNKANGDHMAEEERQGLADFRRHADLRLSHDLAVRFAAFEAEHLTGVAPVNKNPREYVAENSL from the coding sequence TTGGAAATCACGCGGCTCATTCTCGACGACCATGCCGAACAGCGCCGGCTGTTCGCGATGCTCGACACGATCGACCGGACGGACATTGCCGCGCTCGGCGCGATCTGGCGGCGCCTGCGCGCCTTGCTCGACACGCATGCCGAGGCGGAAGAGCGCTTCTTCTACCCCGACCTGCTCAAGATCGGCGACGGCGCGGCGGATGCCGACAGCGCCGCGGATGAAACCAAGGATGCCATCAAGGACCATAACGAGATTCGCGACACCGGCGCGGCAGTGGACGAGGAGGAGATTGGCAGCGACGCGTGGTTCGATGCGCTCGACGCCTGCAACAAGGCCAATGGCGACCATATGGCCGAGGAAGAACGCCAGGGGCTAGCCGACTTCCGCCGCCATGCCGATCTGCGGCTGAGCCACGATCTGGCCGTGCGCTTCGCCGCGTTCGAGGCCGAGCATCTGACCGGCGTGGCACCGGTCAACAAGAATCCGCGCGAATATGTGGCGGAGAATAGCCTGTAA
- a CDS encoding DUF5818 domain-containing protein has product MQIGQKIEETGLLLRDGGSFYLRRDVGGRFTLDLRRTPIDEVEKRVKLVGTYVGPDLIDVDGVSLI; this is encoded by the coding sequence ATGCAAATCGGACAGAAAATTGAGGAAACCGGGCTGTTGCTGCGGGATGGCGGCAGCTTTTACCTACGCCGCGACGTCGGCGGCCGCTTCACGCTGGACCTGCGGCGCACGCCGATCGACGAGGTCGAAAAGCGCGTGAAGCTGGTGGGCACCTATGTCGGGCCCGATCTGATCGACGTCGATGGCGTTTCGCTGATCTGA
- the ribD gene encoding bifunctional diaminohydroxyphosphoribosylaminopyrimidine deaminase/5-amino-6-(5-phosphoribosylamino)uracil reductase RibD, producing the protein MAAALAIGDRGRGRTAPNPNVGCVIVRDDRVIGRGWTQAGGRPHAEAMALAQAGASAEGATVYVTLEPCAHRSVRGPACSELLVAAKPARVIAALTDPDPRTSGEGFARLRAAGIEVTEGVLAAEARRSMAGFLTRKALGRPHVTLKLAMSLDGMIARADGESRWITGDAARAHGHLERGRHEAILVGRGTFDTDVPQLGVRLPGLEERSPRRILLSRSPQRRLGSMPAEASDAAGGGEGGERQDWMTIASPSEISNLEGVDHLMVEGGALTASAFLAADLVDRLLLYRAPILIGAGKPALGDIGLASLAQAHDRWKRTDSRMLGMDRLEVYERA; encoded by the coding sequence ATGGCCGCCGCGCTCGCGATCGGCGACCGCGGGCGCGGGCGGACCGCACCCAACCCCAATGTCGGCTGTGTGATCGTACGCGACGATCGCGTGATCGGGCGTGGCTGGACCCAGGCCGGCGGGCGTCCCCACGCCGAGGCGATGGCGCTGGCGCAGGCCGGCGCGTCGGCCGAGGGGGCGACCGTCTACGTCACGCTGGAGCCATGCGCGCATCGCAGCGTGCGCGGGCCGGCCTGTTCCGAGTTGCTTGTCGCGGCGAAGCCGGCGCGGGTGATCGCCGCACTGACCGATCCCGATCCGCGCACTTCAGGTGAAGGCTTTGCGCGCCTGCGCGCGGCAGGGATAGAGGTAACCGAAGGCGTCCTGGCGGCGGAAGCCCGGCGCAGTATGGCGGGCTTCCTCACGCGCAAGGCACTGGGACGGCCGCACGTCACGCTGAAGCTGGCCATGTCGCTCGACGGCATGATCGCGCGCGCCGACGGCGAGAGCCGGTGGATCACCGGCGATGCCGCGCGCGCACATGGCCATCTCGAGCGCGGTCGTCACGAAGCGATCCTCGTCGGGCGGGGCACGTTCGATACGGATGTGCCCCAGCTCGGCGTGCGACTGCCCGGACTTGAAGAAAGAAGTCCGCGCCGCATCCTCCTTTCCAGGTCACCCCAACGCAGGCTGGGGTCTATGCCTGCTGAGGCGAGCGACGCCGCCGGCGGCGGCGAAGGGGGGGAACGGCAGGATTGGATGACGATTGCGTCGCCGTCGGAAATCTCGAACCTGGAGGGTGTCGATCATCTGATGGTCGAGGGCGGCGCACTCACCGCCTCCGCCTTCCTCGCTGCCGACCTCGTCGACCGCCTGCTACTGTATCGCGCGCCGATCCTGATCGGGGCAGGCAAGCCTGCGCTCGGGGATATCGGCCTCGCCTCGCTTGCGCAGGCGCATGACCGGTGGAAACGGACCGACAGCCGCATGCTTGGCATGGACCGGCTCGAAGTCTACGAGCGCGCCTAA
- a CDS encoding TlyA family RNA methyltransferase produces the protein MKPPRIRADQLLVDRGLVESRTRAQSLILAGLVFAGERKLAKAGEQLPPDAALDVRGRDHPWVSRGGIKLDHALTHFGWDVSGAVAIDVGSSTGGFTDVLLTRGAARVYAVDSGTNQLAWKLRQDDRVVVLEKTNARNLTAAEIPEPIDLIVCDASFIGLAKVLDRPLEFARPDARLVALIKPQFEAGREEVGKSGVVRDPVVHERVCAEVRDWIEARGWAVSGIERSPITGPEGNVEFLLAAKRGSAA, from the coding sequence ATGAAGCCTCCGCGCATCCGTGCCGATCAATTGCTCGTCGATCGTGGCCTGGTCGAGAGCCGTACGCGCGCGCAATCGCTCATCCTCGCCGGATTGGTGTTCGCGGGCGAACGCAAGCTCGCCAAGGCGGGCGAGCAACTGCCACCGGACGCAGCGCTCGACGTGCGCGGGCGCGACCATCCGTGGGTCTCGCGCGGCGGTATCAAGCTGGATCACGCGCTGACGCATTTTGGCTGGGATGTGAGCGGCGCCGTCGCGATCGATGTCGGCTCCTCGACCGGCGGCTTCACCGACGTGCTGCTGACGCGCGGTGCCGCGCGGGTCTATGCCGTCGACAGCGGCACCAACCAGCTGGCATGGAAGCTGCGCCAGGACGACCGCGTGGTGGTGCTGGAAAAAACCAATGCCCGCAATCTCACCGCCGCCGAAATCCCGGAACCGATCGACCTGATCGTGTGCGATGCGAGCTTCATCGGCCTTGCCAAGGTGCTCGATCGGCCGCTGGAATTCGCCAGGCCCGACGCGCGGCTCGTTGCTTTGATCAAGCCGCAGTTCGAGGCCGGGCGCGAGGAGGTCGGCAAAAGCGGGGTGGTGCGCGATCCTGTCGTGCACGAGCGGGTCTGCGCGGAAGTTCGTGACTGGATCGAAGCACGCGGCTGGGCCGTTAGCGGGATCGAACGCAGCCCCATTACCGGGCCCGAGGGCAATGTCGAATTCCTGCTCGCGGCGAAAAGAGGAAGTGCTGCATGA
- a CDS encoding riboflavin synthase, giving the protein MFTGIITDIGRITGIEHRGDLRLRIGTAYETASIDLGASIACSGVCLTVVDKGADWFAVEVSAETLSRTAGEWSEGTSLNLERALRVGDELGGHIVTGHVDGVGTIVEVTPEGDSTRVVVEAPAALAPYIAAKGSIALDGISLTVNEVSDLPGGGVRFGLNIIPHTQQMTTWGDLAPGRQLNIEIDVLARYLGRMEQLRHVV; this is encoded by the coding sequence ATGTTTACGGGCATCATCACCGATATCGGCCGCATCACCGGCATCGAGCATCGTGGCGATCTGCGGCTGCGCATCGGCACTGCGTACGAGACGGCCAGCATCGATCTCGGCGCGTCCATCGCGTGCTCGGGCGTGTGCCTGACCGTGGTCGACAAGGGGGCGGATTGGTTTGCCGTCGAAGTCTCGGCGGAAACCCTGTCACGCACTGCGGGCGAATGGTCGGAGGGGACGTCACTCAACCTGGAGCGTGCCTTGCGTGTCGGGGACGAGCTGGGCGGACATATCGTCACGGGCCATGTCGACGGCGTCGGTACGATCGTCGAGGTCACGCCGGAAGGCGATAGTACGCGCGTCGTGGTCGAGGCGCCGGCCGCGCTCGCGCCCTATATTGCCGCCAAGGGCTCGATCGCGCTCGACGGTATCTCGCTGACCGTGAACGAGGTGTCGGACCTTCCGGGCGGGGGCGTGCGCTTCGGGCTCAACATCATTCCTCATACCCAGCAGATGACGACCTGGGGCGATCTCGCCCCGGGGCGCCAGCTCAATATCGAGATCGACGTGCTCGCGCGCTATCTCGGCCGGATGGAGCAGTTGCGCCATGTCGTCTAA
- the ribB gene encoding 3,4-dihydroxy-2-butanone-4-phosphate synthase — protein sequence MSSNPNVARLRHAFLSTPEEVIEEARNGRMFILVDDEDRENEGDLIIPAQMATPDAINFMATHGRGLICLALAKARVEQLGLPLMSRHNGTRHETAFTVSIEARTGVTTGISAADRARTISVAIDAGNGPEEIVTPGHVFPLVAREGGVLVRAGHTEAAVDVARLAGLNPSGVICEIMNDDGSMSRLDDLVAFAQRHGLKIGTIRDLIAYRRRHDHLVEKRATTRFTSRWGGEWNAISFYNKATGDEQVALVKGKVDPAKPTLVRMHAQALFADMFGEEGPRGALLAGAMEIIGKEGTGVIVVLNRPMVGGLLSQVVAAKGSANGAPDPEELRDYGVGAQILTELGVQDMILLTNSHHTLVALDGYGLSIVGERPIPCSEKEA from the coding sequence ATGTCGTCTAACCCGAATGTCGCGCGCTTGCGCCACGCCTTCCTCTCGACGCCAGAGGAGGTGATCGAGGAAGCGCGTAACGGCCGCATGTTCATCCTGGTCGACGACGAGGATCGCGAAAATGAGGGCGACCTCATCATTCCCGCGCAGATGGCGACGCCGGACGCGATCAACTTCATGGCGACGCACGGCCGTGGGCTGATCTGCCTCGCGCTCGCCAAGGCGCGGGTCGAGCAGCTCGGCCTCCCGCTGATGAGCCGTCACAACGGCACCCGTCACGAGACCGCCTTCACCGTTTCGATCGAGGCGCGGACAGGGGTCACCACCGGCATTTCCGCCGCCGACCGCGCGCGGACCATTTCGGTCGCGATCGACGCAGGCAATGGGCCTGAAGAGATCGTCACGCCCGGCCACGTCTTTCCGCTGGTTGCGCGCGAAGGCGGCGTGCTGGTGCGCGCAGGGCATACCGAGGCGGCGGTGGACGTCGCGCGGCTGGCGGGGCTCAACCCTTCGGGCGTGATCTGCGAGATCATGAACGACGATGGCAGCATGTCGCGGCTCGACGACCTGGTCGCCTTCGCGCAGCGCCACGGCCTCAAGATCGGCACGATCCGCGATCTCATCGCTTATCGCCGCCGCCACGACCATCTGGTCGAGAAGCGCGCGACCACCCGGTTCACCAGCCGCTGGGGCGGGGAGTGGAATGCGATCAGCTTCTACAACAAGGCGACCGGCGACGAACAGGTGGCCCTGGTCAAGGGCAAGGTCGATCCGGCCAAGCCGACCTTGGTGCGGATGCACGCGCAGGCTTTGTTCGCCGACATGTTCGGCGAGGAAGGCCCGCGCGGCGCGCTGCTCGCCGGCGCGATGGAGATTATCGGCAAGGAAGGGACCGGCGTCATCGTCGTGCTCAACCGGCCGATGGTCGGCGGACTGCTGAGCCAGGTGGTCGCGGCGAAGGGGAGCGCAAACGGCGCGCCCGACCCCGAGGAATTGCGCGATTACGGGGTCGGTGCGCAGATCCTGACCGAGTTGGGTGTACAGGACATGATCCTGCTGACCAATTCGCACCACACATTGGTGGCGCTCGACGGCTATGGCTTGTCGATCGTCGGCGAGCGGCCCATCCCCTGTTCCGAGAAAGAGGCCTGA
- a CDS encoding helix-turn-helix domain-containing protein: MITCIRQVRNAKGLTLLDVAKRCDPPTTAQTIGRLETGTRTVSVGWLNRIAGALGVETADLVRLPDKAELPVAALLGSDGAHAPGKESSATAPQPGPGWVAIRVEQSVGDYRAGDTIWCERIERDGFGRALNRDVLVPRPGGRLAFGRLIGLEGSKLLLLPLASGGRQTVIADAPWLAAARRVVREL, from the coding sequence ATGATAACCTGTATCCGCCAAGTCCGTAATGCCAAAGGGCTCACCCTGCTGGATGTCGCTAAACGGTGCGATCCGCCGACGACCGCCCAGACGATCGGGCGGCTGGAGACGGGAACGCGCACCGTCAGCGTCGGCTGGCTCAACCGAATTGCCGGCGCTCTCGGTGTGGAAACGGCGGATCTGGTGCGGTTGCCGGACAAAGCGGAGCTGCCGGTCGCGGCATTGCTCGGCAGCGACGGCGCTCACGCGCCGGGCAAGGAATCGTCCGCGACCGCGCCCCAGCCAGGGCCGGGATGGGTCGCGATACGCGTCGAGCAAAGCGTCGGCGATTACCGCGCGGGCGATACGATCTGGTGCGAGCGGATCGAACGCGACGGGTTCGGGCGCGCGCTCAATCGCGACGTGCTGGTACCGCGCCCGGGCGGCCGCCTGGCGTTCGGACGGCTGATCGGACTGGAGGGCTCGAAATTGCTGCTGCTGCCGCTCGCCAGCGGCGGCCGGCAGACGGTGATTGCCGATGCGCCCTGGCTGGCGGCGGCACGGCGGGTGGTGCGGGAGCTTTAG
- the ribH gene encoding 6,7-dimethyl-8-ribityllumazine synthase — MARFLIAEARFYAQLNDLLLEGARGAIDEAGHHHETVTVPGALEIPAAIAMAAETGRYDGFVALGVIIRGETYHFEVVSNESARGLMALTLDGIPIGNGILTVENEAQALARARPTEKDKGGEAAKAAIAMLELKQRFS; from the coding sequence ATGGCACGCTTCCTGATTGCCGAGGCGCGCTTCTATGCGCAGCTCAACGACCTGTTGCTCGAGGGCGCGCGCGGCGCGATCGATGAGGCCGGCCATCATCACGAGACGGTCACCGTCCCCGGCGCGCTCGAGATTCCGGCGGCGATCGCCATGGCGGCCGAAACCGGCCGCTATGACGGCTTCGTCGCGCTCGGCGTGATCATCCGCGGCGAGACCTATCATTTCGAAGTCGTGTCGAACGAAAGCGCGCGCGGGCTGATGGCGCTGACGCTGGACGGCATTCCGATCGGCAACGGTATCCTTACCGTCGAGAATGAGGCCCAGGCGCTCGCCCGCGCGCGTCCGACCGAGAAGGACAAAGGCGGGGAAGCCGCCAAGGCGGCGATCGCCATGCTGGAGCTGAAGCAGCGTTTTTCCTGA
- the lepA gene encoding translation elongation factor 4, whose translation MTPLDKIRNFSIIAHIDHGKSTLADRLIQTTGGLQAREMSAQVLDNMDIEKERGITIKAQTVRLNWKGYELNLMDTPGHVDFAYEVSRSLAACEGALLVVDAAQGVEAQTLANVYQSIEHDHEIIPVINKIDLPAAEPERVRTEIEEVIGLDASEAVLASAKSGIGIEEILDAIIAKIPPPKGDIDAPLKAMLVDSWYDPYLGVVILVRVIDGSLRKGQQIAFMAGGTQHLVDRVGCFRPKIEQLTELGPGEIGFITAQIKEVAQTAVGDTITDAKRPAAEALPGFKLVQPVVFCGLFPVDAADFDKLRESISRLRLNDASFTFEMESSAALGFGFRCGFLGLLHLEIIQERLTREYDLDLITTAPSVVYKIQLAHDRGEIELHNPADMPDPSRIGSIEEPWIEAVIYCPDEYLGSILKLCQDRRGVQKNLTYVAGRAQVTYELPLNEVVFDFYDRIKSISRGYASFDYHQIGYREGDLVKMSIMVNAEPVDALSMIVHRGTAEARGRGMCERLKDLIPRHMFKIPIQAAIGGKVIARETISAMRKDVTAKCYGGDATRKRKLLDKQKEGKKRMREYGSVSIPQEAFIAALRMGEE comes from the coding sequence ATGACTCCCCTCGACAAGATCCGCAATTTCTCGATCATCGCCCATATCGATCATGGCAAGTCGACGCTCGCCGATCGGCTTATCCAGACTACCGGCGGCCTGCAGGCGCGCGAAATGTCGGCCCAGGTGCTCGACAATATGGATATCGAGAAAGAGCGCGGCATCACCATCAAGGCGCAGACCGTGCGCCTCAACTGGAAGGGCTATGAGCTCAACCTGATGGACACGCCGGGCCATGTCGATTTCGCCTATGAGGTCAGCCGCAGTCTCGCCGCCTGCGAAGGCGCGTTGCTGGTGGTGGACGCCGCCCAGGGCGTCGAGGCGCAGACGCTGGCCAACGTCTATCAATCGATCGAGCATGATCATGAGATCATCCCGGTCATCAACAAGATCGATCTTCCCGCCGCCGAGCCCGAGCGCGTCCGCACGGAGATTGAGGAAGTGATCGGCCTCGACGCATCCGAGGCGGTGCTGGCATCGGCCAAGTCCGGCATCGGCATCGAAGAGATTCTCGACGCGATCATCGCCAAGATCCCGCCGCCCAAGGGCGACATCGACGCGCCGCTGAAGGCGATGCTCGTCGACAGCTGGTACGACCCCTATCTCGGCGTCGTCATTCTCGTGCGCGTCATCGATGGCTCGCTGCGCAAGGGCCAGCAGATCGCCTTCATGGCGGGCGGCACCCAGCATCTGGTCGATCGCGTCGGCTGCTTCCGCCCCAAGATCGAGCAACTGACCGAGCTCGGGCCCGGCGAGATCGGCTTTATCACCGCGCAGATCAAGGAAGTGGCGCAGACCGCAGTCGGCGACACGATCACCGACGCCAAGCGCCCCGCCGCCGAGGCGCTGCCGGGCTTCAAGCTCGTCCAGCCGGTCGTGTTCTGCGGGCTGTTCCCGGTAGACGCCGCCGATTTCGACAAATTGCGCGAGAGCATCTCGCGGCTGCGCCTCAACGACGCGAGCTTCACCTTCGAGATGGAGAGTTCGGCGGCGCTCGGCTTCGGCTTCCGCTGTGGCTTCCTCGGCTTGCTCCACCTGGAGATCATCCAGGAAAGGCTGACGCGCGAATATGATCTCGACCTGATCACGACCGCACCGAGCGTGGTCTACAAGATCCAGCTCGCCCACGATCGCGGCGAGATCGAACTCCACAACCCGGCCGACATGCCCGATCCCAGCCGGATCGGCTCGATCGAGGAGCCTTGGATCGAGGCGGTAATCTATTGCCCGGACGAATATCTCGGCTCGATCCTCAAGCTTTGCCAGGATCGGCGCGGCGTCCAGAAGAACCTGACCTACGTCGCCGGCCGCGCGCAGGTGACCTATGAATTGCCGCTCAACGAAGTCGTGTTCGATTTCTACGACCGGATCAAATCGATCAGTCGCGGCTATGCCAGCTTCGATTACCACCAGATCGGCTATCGCGAGGGTGACCTCGTCAAGATGAGCATCATGGTCAATGCCGAGCCGGTCGATGCGCTGAGCATGATCGTACACCGTGGCACCGCCGAAGCGCGCGGTCGCGGCATGTGCGAACGGCTCAAGGATCTGATCCCGCGCCACATGTTCAAGATCCCGATCCAGGCGGCGATCGGCGGCAAGGTCATCGCGCGCGAGACGATTTCGGCCATGCGCAAGGACGTGACCGCCAAATGCTATGGCGGCGACGCTACCCGCAAGCGCAAGCTGCTGGACAAGCAGAAGGAAGGCAAGAAGCGCATGCGCGAATATGGGTCCGTCAGCATCCCCCAGGAGGCGTTCATCGCCGCGCTCAGGATGGGCGAGGAATAA
- a CDS encoding sulfate ABC transporter substrate-binding protein — protein sequence MRKYVIAAMTLAACWASAGAATNLLNVSYDPTRELYQQINPLFEAAWKARTGQELDIKQSHGGSGAQARSVLDGNQADVVTLALANDIDQLADRGLVAANWQKRLPLNSTPYYSTIVFLVRHGNPKGIHDWSDVVKPGVGVITPNPKTGGAPRWTYLAAWGYASKTYGQAKARDFVRRLYKNVLVLDSGARGSATTFIQRGQGDVLLTWENEALLAVKQAPPGAYEIVYPSVSILAEPSVAWVDRNVAAHGTAAPAQAYLRFLCTPAAQEVIARNFYRPRNAAVLRKYGRQFHDIKLFTIDKNFGGWRRVQAAHFVDGGVYDQIVAENNR from the coding sequence ATGCGGAAATATGTGATCGCGGCCATGACTCTGGCGGCGTGCTGGGCATCGGCCGGCGCGGCGACCAACCTGCTCAATGTCAGCTACGATCCGACACGCGAACTTTACCAGCAGATCAACCCGCTGTTCGAGGCGGCGTGGAAGGCGAGGACCGGGCAGGAACTCGACATCAAGCAGAGCCATGGCGGGTCGGGTGCCCAGGCACGCTCGGTGCTCGACGGCAATCAGGCCGACGTGGTCACGCTGGCACTGGCGAACGACATCGATCAGCTCGCCGACCGGGGATTGGTGGCGGCCAATTGGCAGAAGCGGCTTCCGCTCAATTCGACGCCTTATTATTCGACGATCGTGTTCCTGGTGCGCCACGGCAATCCCAAAGGGATCCACGACTGGAGTGACGTGGTGAAGCCCGGCGTCGGCGTGATCACGCCCAATCCCAAGACCGGCGGCGCGCCGCGCTGGACCTATCTCGCCGCCTGGGGCTACGCGTCCAAGACCTATGGCCAGGCCAAAGCGCGCGACTTCGTCCGGCGCCTTTACAAGAATGTGCTGGTGCTCGACAGCGGCGCGCGCGGATCGGCCACCACTTTCATCCAGCGCGGCCAGGGCGATGTGCTGCTGACATGGGAGAATGAAGCGTTGCTGGCGGTCAAGCAGGCACCACCCGGTGCCTATGAGATCGTCTATCCCTCGGTCTCGATCCTGGCCGAGCCGTCGGTCGCCTGGGTCGACAGGAATGTGGCCGCCCACGGCACCGCCGCTCCTGCCCAGGCCTATCTGCGTTTCCTCTGCACGCCAGCTGCGCAGGAGGTGATTGCCCGCAATTTCTACCGGCCGCGCAACGCCGCGGTGCTGCGCAAATATGGGCGCCAGTTCCACGACATAAAATTGTTCACCATCGACAAGAATTTTGGCGGTTGGCGTCGCGTGCAGGCCGCCCATTTCGTCGACGGTGGCGTCTACGACCAGATCGTTGCCGAGAACAACCGCTAG